A region from the Lysobacter antibioticus genome encodes:
- a CDS encoding NAD-glutamate dehydrogenase: protein MSNKPKAASKQEPAKQASAKKAGQPAAKTVAAKPAATKPAATKSAAAKSATAKSVAAKPAAKSVAPVEAQSASVSLEPIVAAMRKRLPKARHAEAEAFAKAFYKRMSLDELPQHQADGWAALATDFLDYARDRKPGNALVRLFNPTIKTHGWESAHTVLQIANDDMPFLVDSVTMALADQGIGVHVLGHPVVTFQRDKAGKLVSVGQGVPESLMHLEIDRLTNESMASAKKALETVLADVRAIVRDWSQMRDKMNEVADGMIGERMPVNEDGKREAQAFLHWAAENHFTFLGYREYEVIKHDGQDVLSAIKGSGLGLLRGKDAGKPRPLTSLAAHYIPQSGSVDALILTKTNARSTVHRPGYMDYIGVLSFDDKGRPVAEKRFLGLYTSSAYNRRPWDIPLVRQRHAYVMEQSGLAPDSHSGKALRHVLETLPRDELFQSSEEELFKTTSGILGLQERVRSKMFLRRDRYGRFFSGLVYIPRDRFNTDVRLRVEAMLKRRLHGEYIDTTVHIGESPLAQMHVIVRPKSGEAIQIDHVAIEAELTEIVRNRQDELRDALVQRHGEQQGLALANRYGRALPAGYIEEVSAGVAAQDIAHLAALSGPDDLRLSLCRTRQGEGGLRFKFYRQLDDIPLSDALPMMENMGLRVISEHPYRLRVDEQPVYIQDFEVETANNDIDIDSLDENFEDAFAQIWRGNAENDGFNRLILTANLSWRQVAMLRAYCKYLLQVGVPFSQSYVEETFSRYPLLARLLVELFEARFDPCTGKESKAEIKAGQDLLVQQLQALSGGDAAVMAAVKPVIDARNGKRDEQAKATVDAIKALLDRVSSLDEDRILRSFIGVINATLRTSYYQRAADGADRGYVSYKFDSAQVPDLPKPRPYREIFVYGPRVEGVHLRFGPVARGGLRWSDRREDFRTEVLGLVKAQMVKNTVIVPVGSKGGFFAKRPPAGGDRDAVLAEGIACYKMFINGLLDITDNIVDGKIVAPRDVVRHDQDDPYLVVAADKGTATFSDIANGIAAEHKFWLDDAFASGGSVGYDHKGMGITAKGAWESVKRHFRAMGHDSQTQDFTAVGIGDMSGDVFGNGMLLSEHIRLIAAFDHRHIFLDPNPDAAKTFKERERMFKLPRSSWDDYDKKLIGKGGGVYPRSAKSIPLSPEIKAALGIDAGVAAMSPVELMSAILKSPVDLLWNGGIGTYVKFSGETNSDVGDRANNGLRVDGRDLRCKVVGEGGNLGLTQLGRIEAAQHGVLLNTDFIDNSAGVDTSDHEVNIKILLNGQVQAKKLTLPDRNKLLASMTDEVAELVLNDNYRQNQAISLMERMSQSRLGSKQHFIRTLEAQGLLDRQIEFLPSDAEISERKARGQGLTRPELSVLLSYSKLVAFQQMLDSDVPEDPYLSKELVRYFPQPLQSKYAKAMENHRLKREIIATAVTNSTINRMGATFLLRMQEDSGRTPGEVAKAFTITRETLDARDLWAQIDALDGKVAESTQIDALQVIWNLQRSFTRWLLSRPGTIPDITTAVERYHDGFKNIRAGHGILGDGQRPAHDAAFADWKAKGVPEALSAQLAALPYLEPSCDIIELARERKLKPVEVAKVHFRLGEALRLPWLQEQIDALTVDGRWHAVARGVLREELGAQQRILVGQVLSMPGANADAKIKHWLGRDDVSLRFTLAMLNELAAQKSLDYPTASVAVQRLSQLAARG, encoded by the coding sequence ATGAGCAACAAACCCAAAGCCGCGTCCAAGCAGGAACCCGCCAAACAAGCCTCGGCCAAGAAAGCGGGCCAGCCTGCCGCCAAGACCGTCGCCGCGAAGCCTGCCGCAACCAAGCCTGCCGCGACCAAGTCCGCCGCCGCGAAGAGCGCGACGGCCAAGTCGGTCGCCGCCAAGCCCGCCGCCAAGAGCGTTGCGCCGGTCGAAGCGCAGAGCGCCAGCGTCTCGCTGGAGCCGATCGTCGCCGCGATGCGCAAGCGCCTGCCGAAGGCGCGCCACGCGGAGGCCGAAGCGTTCGCCAAGGCGTTCTACAAGCGCATGAGCCTGGACGAGCTGCCGCAGCATCAGGCCGACGGCTGGGCCGCGCTGGCGACCGATTTCCTCGACTACGCGCGCGACCGCAAGCCCGGTAACGCCCTGGTGCGACTGTTCAACCCGACCATCAAGACCCACGGCTGGGAGTCGGCGCACACCGTGCTGCAGATCGCCAACGACGACATGCCGTTCCTGGTCGACTCGGTGACCATGGCCCTGGCCGACCAGGGCATTGGCGTGCACGTGCTCGGCCATCCGGTGGTGACCTTCCAGCGCGACAAGGCCGGCAAGCTGGTCTCGGTCGGGCAGGGCGTGCCCGAGTCGCTGATGCACCTGGAAATCGACCGCCTGACCAACGAGTCGATGGCCTCGGCCAAGAAGGCGCTGGAAACCGTGCTCGCCGACGTGCGCGCGATCGTCCGCGACTGGTCGCAGATGCGCGACAAGATGAACGAAGTGGCCGACGGCATGATCGGCGAGCGCATGCCGGTCAACGAAGACGGCAAGCGCGAGGCGCAGGCCTTCCTGCACTGGGCCGCCGAGAATCACTTCACCTTCCTCGGTTACCGCGAGTACGAGGTGATCAAGCACGACGGCCAGGACGTGCTCAGCGCGATCAAGGGCAGCGGCCTGGGCCTGCTGCGCGGTAAGGACGCGGGTAAGCCGCGTCCCTTGACTTCGCTGGCCGCGCATTACATTCCGCAGTCGGGTTCGGTCGATGCGCTGATCCTGACCAAGACCAATGCGCGCTCGACCGTGCATCGTCCGGGCTACATGGACTACATCGGCGTGCTGAGCTTCGACGACAAGGGCCGCCCGGTCGCCGAGAAACGCTTCCTCGGCCTGTACACCTCCAGCGCCTACAACCGCCGCCCCTGGGACATCCCGCTGGTGCGTCAGCGCCATGCCTACGTGATGGAGCAGTCGGGCCTGGCCCCGGACAGCCACAGCGGCAAGGCCCTGCGCCACGTCCTGGAAACCCTGCCGCGCGACGAGCTGTTCCAGTCGAGCGAGGAAGAGCTGTTCAAGACCACCTCGGGCATCCTCGGCCTGCAGGAGCGCGTGCGCAGCAAGATGTTCCTGCGCCGCGACCGCTACGGCCGTTTCTTCTCGGGCCTGGTCTACATCCCGCGCGACCGCTTCAACACCGACGTGCGTCTGCGCGTGGAGGCGATGCTCAAGCGTCGTCTGCACGGCGAGTACATCGACACCACCGTGCACATCGGCGAATCGCCGCTCGCGCAGATGCACGTGATCGTGCGTCCGAAGTCGGGCGAAGCGATCCAGATCGACCATGTCGCGATCGAGGCCGAGCTGACCGAGATCGTGCGCAACCGCCAGGACGAGCTGCGCGACGCGCTGGTCCAGCGCCACGGCGAGCAGCAGGGCCTGGCCCTGGCCAACCGCTACGGCCGCGCCTTGCCGGCGGGTTATATCGAGGAAGTCTCGGCCGGCGTCGCCGCCCAGGACATCGCCCACCTGGCCGCGCTGAGCGGTCCGGACGATCTGCGCCTGAGCCTGTGCCGCACCCGCCAGGGCGAGGGCGGCCTGCGCTTCAAGTTCTACCGCCAGCTCGACGACATCCCGCTGTCGGACGCTCTGCCGATGATGGAGAACATGGGCCTGCGGGTGATCTCCGAGCACCCCTACCGCCTGCGCGTCGACGAGCAGCCGGTCTACATCCAGGACTTCGAGGTCGAGACCGCCAACAACGACATCGACATCGACAGCCTCGACGAGAACTTCGAGGATGCGTTCGCGCAGATCTGGCGCGGCAACGCCGAGAACGACGGCTTCAACCGCCTGATCCTCACCGCCAACCTGTCCTGGCGCCAGGTCGCCATGCTGCGCGCCTACTGCAAGTACCTGCTGCAGGTCGGCGTGCCGTTCTCGCAGAGTTACGTCGAGGAAACCTTCTCGCGTTATCCGCTGCTCGCGCGCCTGCTGGTGGAATTGTTCGAGGCTCGCTTCGACCCGTGCACCGGCAAGGAGAGCAAGGCCGAGATCAAGGCCGGCCAGGACCTGTTGGTCCAGCAATTGCAGGCCCTGTCGGGCGGCGACGCCGCGGTCATGGCCGCGGTCAAGCCGGTCATCGATGCGCGCAACGGCAAGCGCGACGAGCAGGCCAAGGCCACCGTCGATGCGATCAAGGCGCTGCTCGACCGCGTCTCCAGCCTCGATGAAGACCGCATCCTGCGCAGCTTCATCGGCGTGATCAACGCCACCCTGCGCACCAGCTACTACCAGCGCGCCGCCGACGGCGCCGATCGCGGCTACGTCAGCTACAAGTTTGATTCGGCGCAGGTGCCGGACCTGCCGAAGCCGCGTCCGTACCGCGAAATCTTCGTCTACGGCCCGCGCGTGGAAGGCGTGCACCTGCGCTTCGGCCCGGTCGCCCGCGGCGGCCTGCGCTGGTCGGATCGTCGCGAAGACTTCCGCACCGAAGTGCTGGGCCTGGTCAAGGCGCAGATGGTCAAGAACACCGTGATCGTGCCGGTCGGCTCGAAGGGCGGTTTCTTCGCCAAGCGTCCACCGGCCGGCGGCGACCGCGACGCCGTGCTCGCCGAAGGCATCGCCTGCTACAAGATGTTCATCAACGGCCTGCTCGACATCACCGACAACATCGTCGACGGCAAGATCGTCGCCCCGCGCGACGTGGTCCGTCACGACCAGGACGATCCGTATCTGGTGGTCGCCGCCGACAAGGGCACCGCGACCTTCTCCGACATCGCCAACGGCATCGCCGCCGAGCACAAGTTCTGGCTCGACGACGCCTTCGCCTCGGGCGGTTCGGTCGGTTACGACCACAAGGGCATGGGCATCACCGCCAAGGGCGCGTGGGAGTCGGTCAAGCGCCACTTCCGGGCGATGGGCCACGACAGCCAGACCCAGGACTTCACCGCGGTCGGTATCGGCGACATGTCCGGCGACGTGTTCGGCAACGGCATGCTGCTGTCCGAGCACATCCGCCTGATCGCCGCGTTCGACCACCGCCACATCTTCCTCGACCCGAACCCGGATGCGGCGAAGACGTTCAAGGAACGCGAGCGCATGTTCAAGCTGCCGCGCTCGAGCTGGGACGACTACGACAAGAAGCTGATCGGCAAGGGCGGCGGCGTGTACCCGCGTTCGGCCAAGTCGATCCCGCTGTCGCCGGAGATCAAGGCCGCGCTCGGCATCGACGCCGGCGTCGCCGCGATGAGCCCGGTCGAGCTGATGAGCGCGATCCTGAAGTCGCCGGTCGACCTGCTGTGGAACGGCGGCATCGGCACCTACGTCAAGTTCAGCGGCGAGACCAACAGCGACGTCGGCGACCGCGCCAACAACGGTCTGCGCGTCGACGGCCGCGACCTACGCTGCAAGGTGGTGGGCGAGGGCGGCAATCTCGGCCTGACCCAGCTCGGACGCATCGAAGCGGCCCAGCACGGCGTGCTGCTCAATACCGACTTCATCGACAACTCGGCCGGCGTGGACACCTCGGACCACGAGGTCAACATCAAGATCCTGCTCAACGGCCAGGTGCAGGCGAAGAAGCTGACCCTGCCGGACCGCAACAAGCTGCTCGCCTCGATGACCGACGAGGTCGCCGAGCTGGTGCTCAACGACAACTACCGCCAGAACCAGGCGATCAGCCTGATGGAGCGGATGAGCCAGTCGCGTCTGGGCTCCAAGCAGCACTTCATCCGCACCCTCGAAGCGCAAGGCCTGCTCGATCGTCAGATCGAGTTCCTGCCGTCGGACGCCGAGATCTCCGAGCGCAAGGCGCGCGGCCAGGGCCTGACCCGTCCGGAACTGTCGGTGCTGCTGTCGTACTCCAAGCTGGTCGCGTTCCAGCAGATGCTCGACTCGGACGTGCCGGAAGACCCGTACCTGTCGAAGGAGCTGGTGCGTTACTTCCCGCAGCCGCTGCAGAGCAAGTACGCCAAGGCGATGGAGAACCACCGCCTGAAGCGCGAGATCATTGCCACCGCGGTGACCAACTCGACCATCAACCGGATGGGCGCGACCTTCCTGCTGCGCATGCAGGAAGACAGCGGCCGCACCCCGGGCGAGGTCGCCAAGGCCTTCACTATCACCCGCGAGACCCTCGACGCGCGCGATTTGTGGGCGCAGATCGACGCGCTCGACGGCAAGGTCGCCGAGTCGACCCAGATCGACGCCTTGCAGGTGATCTGGAATCTGCAGCGCTCGTTCACCCGTTGGCTGTTGTCGCGTCCGGGCACGATCCCCGACATCACCACGGCGGTGGAGCGCTACCACGACGGCTTCAAGAACATCCGCGCCGGCCACGGCATCCTCGGCGACGGCCAGCGTCCGGCGCACGATGCCGCGTTCGCCGACTGGAAGGCCAAGGGCGTGCCGGAAGCGCTGTCCGCCCAGTTGGCGGCGCTGCCGTACCTGGAACCGAGCTGCGACATCATCGAACTGGCGCGCGAGCGCAAGCTCAAGCCGGTCGAGGTGGCCAAGGTCCACTTCCGCCTCGGCGAAGCGCTGCGCCTGCCGTGGTTGCAGGAGCAGATCGACGCCTTGACTGTCGATGGCCGTTGGCACGCGGTCGCACGCGGCGTGCTGCGCGAAGAGCTGGGCGCGCAGCAGCGCATCCTGGTCGGCCAGGTGCTGTCGATGCCCGGTGCCAACGCCGATGCCAAGATCAAGCATTGGCTCGGCCGCGACGACGTCTCGCTGCGTTTCACCTTGGCCATGCTCAACGAGTTGGCCGCGCAGAAGTCGCTGGACTACCCGACCGCCTCGGTCGCGGTGCAGCGTCTGTCGCAGTTGGCCGCGCGCGGTTGA
- a CDS encoding acyl-CoA dehydrogenase family protein — translation MDFGFTEEQLMIQDVARRIAQEKIAPSAEHHDQTGEFPLENIRTLGENGLMGIEVPAEYGGAGMDPISYVLAMVEIAAGDAAHSTIVSVNNSLFCNGILKFGTEAQKQLYVRAIAEGREIGAFALTEPQSGSDATAMRCKAVKQADGSFVINGKKSWITSGPVAKYIVLFAMTDPDKGARGITAFMIDTSKPGFHRGKTEPKLGIRASATCEIEFEDYVAAPEDVLGEEGHGFKIAMGVLDAGRIGIASQAIGIARAAYEATLTYVRERKAFGQPIGAFQMTQAKIADMKCKLDAALLLTLRAAWKKAETEKNGGRFSNEAAIAKLTASEAAMWIAHQAVQIHGGMGYSKEMPLERYFRDAKITEIYEGTSEIQRLVIARNETGLR, via the coding sequence GTGGATTTTGGCTTTACCGAAGAGCAGTTGATGATCCAGGACGTGGCGCGCCGTATCGCCCAGGAAAAGATTGCTCCCAGCGCCGAGCACCATGATCAGACCGGCGAATTCCCGCTCGAGAACATCCGCACCCTCGGCGAGAACGGCCTGATGGGCATCGAAGTGCCGGCCGAGTACGGCGGCGCGGGCATGGACCCGATCTCCTACGTGCTGGCCATGGTCGAGATCGCCGCCGGCGACGCCGCCCACTCGACCATCGTGTCGGTCAACAATTCGCTGTTCTGCAACGGCATTCTCAAGTTCGGCACCGAGGCGCAGAAGCAGCTCTACGTGCGTGCGATCGCCGAGGGCCGCGAGATCGGCGCCTTCGCCCTGACCGAGCCGCAGTCGGGCTCGGACGCCACGGCGATGCGCTGCAAGGCGGTCAAGCAGGCCGACGGCAGCTTCGTCATCAACGGCAAGAAGAGCTGGATCACCTCCGGCCCGGTCGCCAAGTACATCGTGTTGTTCGCGATGACCGACCCGGACAAGGGCGCGCGCGGCATCACCGCGTTCATGATCGATACCTCCAAGCCGGGCTTCCACCGCGGCAAGACCGAGCCCAAGCTCGGCATCCGCGCCTCGGCCACCTGCGAGATCGAGTTCGAGGACTATGTGGCCGCGCCCGAGGACGTGCTCGGCGAAGAAGGCCACGGCTTCAAGATCGCCATGGGCGTGCTCGACGCCGGCCGCATCGGCATCGCCAGCCAGGCCATCGGCATCGCCCGCGCCGCCTACGAGGCGACCCTGACCTATGTGCGCGAGCGCAAGGCCTTCGGCCAGCCGATCGGCGCGTTCCAGATGACCCAGGCGAAGATCGCCGACATGAAATGCAAGCTCGATGCGGCCCTGCTGCTGACCTTGCGCGCGGCCTGGAAGAAGGCCGAGACCGAAAAGAACGGCGGCCGCTTCAGCAACGAGGCCGCCATCGCCAAGCTCACCGCATCGGAAGCGGCGATGTGGATCGCCCACCAGGCCGTGCAGATTCACGGCGGCATGGGCTATTCCAAGGAAATGCCGTTGGAACGCTACTTCCGCGACGCCAAGATCACCGAGATCTACGAAGGCACCAGCGAGATCCAGCGCCTGGTCATCGCCCGCAACGAAACCGGTCTGCGCTGA